Part of the Corticium candelabrum chromosome 15, ooCorCand1.1, whole genome shotgun sequence genome, ACGTCGGTAATAACTGGCAATGCCGAGAAACGCCTTGACCTCTTTAACGGTCTTGGGTGTTGGCCAGTCGAGAACTTTTGCCAACTTTGACGGATCAGTCGAAATACCACGCTTTGAAACCTGATGTCCAAGATAATTAACTTGCGTTTTCGCAAAATGGCATTTAATGGGAGAGAGCTTCAAGCCACCTTGTCTGAGACGGTCTAAAACCAGTCGGAGTCGAACGAGATGCTGCTCAAAGGTGCTAGAGAATATGATAATATCATCTAAGTAAATCAGACACGCGTCCCAGGTTAGTCCTCGCAGCACTAGTTCCATGAGGCGTTGGAATGTAGATGGCGCATTACATATATAGACCGAAAGGCATAACTTAAAACTCGTAGTGACCGGAATGAGTAGTGAACGCAGTTTTAAGCTGAGACTCGGCGTCTAATTCGACTTGCCAATAACCACTGGCGAGATCTAACGTCGAGAAAAACTGCACACCGCCGAGAGCTGCCAATGTATCATCAACTCGTGGTATAGGGTATGCGTCTTTTACGCTGACATCGTTGAGACGGCAAAAGTCAATGCAAAACCGAAAACTTCCATCCCTTTTGGGTACCAAAAGGACCGGTGACGATAATTGGGCTAGAACTTGGTTTGATGATATCGTTTTCTAGCATGCTCTGTACTCGGTGTTCAGCTTCCTGACGAAGACTAAATGGTTGTCGATACGGTCGTTGTCGCAGGGGATGATGGTCGCCTGTGGCAATATGATGGCGGGTTACGTCGGTACGTCCAATGTCGTGTAGAGAAAAGGTCGGAATATCGTTCCAACAAACTTTGAAAAGCTGCCCGTTGGGCTGACGTCAGCTCACTCTGTGACCAGTCAAACTGATTCCAGTCGATAACCTTGCGCGTGGAACAAGATGCTGTCGCATTCGATACCGAGCAGTCCGTAGTTTGTGAAGGCTGTAGAGTTGTAACGCCACTGAGATCAGCATCGACGCAAACGCGGCCTAACGTCTTCCCACGATACGGCTCGACGGTGCCGGCCGCGTTCAAAATGTGGACAGATATTTTACCCAAACTAGAACCATTAACTATGGCCGGAGCTGCAAGTAACTCTAACTTTTCTCCAAGTTTGTGGTCAGGCTCGAACAAGCAGTCGTTACTGTCGCATATTATCTCTCCGTGTTCTCCAATCAAGGCTCCTAGTACAATCACTTCTCGCTGGTCCGGCGTAAGGGTAATAGGCGACGCGGCAACCCTGTGTTCGAGATGTACTTCTAGTCTGTCCTTGATCGGTATCAAACAGCCTTGTCAATGTAAACAGTGCTCACTAAACATCAATTGCATTCTGTGTCAAGAAGTCAACTCCTAGTATCACACCTACAGACACGTTAGCAACAAAAAAACCCCTGTGTTCTGTTTCTAAGCATCCAAGCTTCACGGGTAAACGGACCTCTCCCGCTACAGGCAAATGCTCACCATTAGCCATTTCCAGAGTTAAAGACGATGAAGTCAACGACAGGGTGGTGGCGAAGGACTCGGGTAAACTAGAAACACCTGCTCCTGTATCCACTAAGCAGCGTTCTTGCGGTCCGGCAATTCTAGCCTCTACATACACCACGTGACCATCAGTTGACGTGTTTGTTCCTACTACTGCACTTGGCGGTTGTCTATCACAATCAACATGGACACCTGAATACTGTGGTCGTGGTGTATTCCATTTGCTACGTTTACTATCTGCTACAGCCTAAAAAAAGGGCACTGCGATTGGTATTGACCAATCCCCCCACATCTCCAGCACTCTACAGTCCTACGAAGTCCGCTGGCTAGCCCTTTGCCTTCGTTGCCTCGCTGCCCTCGTCCTCTGGTTGCGCGGTAGTCGCGAGGCTTGTCCCCGGAGACTCCCTGCAAGGCGGCGGTCATTTCCTTCATCGTCGTGACTAGCTGTTCGTGAAAACGGACTCCTGGAATCGCTGAGGATGACTTCACTGCCCGTTCCTCCGTACCACGTTTGGCTTCCGACCTAGTGATTGCTTCTAATTGGAGGGCGGCCTTGACTGCATCGTCCAACGACTTTGGCTTTGCATGACGAACGCGTATGCGGAAGTCATCCTCAGTCAGGCCATCGATGAATTGATCGCGCGACAGCAGATCTCTTTGTGCAGGCGCCATTTTTGGAAAAGCGAGGGAAGCCAATGTGCGAAGTGGCATGGCGAACTCGAGAAGTCGCTCGTCGTCCCTCTTGGTTCTTGCCCTGAACTCCGTGCGGTAAAGCTCCGATTGGTCCAGAGGTTCAAAATGAGAGGCTAGAGCCGATTTCAACGAATCATACGAAGGTTTCTCCTCAGCGGTAAGTGACCTGTAGAGTTCACGCGGGTAGCCCTTTAGCCGTACAGCAAGATATTGTCGCCGTTGTGTATCGTCCCACTCGTTCACCTCCGCGTGTAGCTCAAAGTCGTCTAGCCAATCACACCATCGCAGATCAGGGTCGCCTGTGAAACAATCCGGCAGCACCGCCGGGCGTCGTTTGGCCCAAACTGTGCTGCTGTTGGCTTGAGATGGAGATGGCTCCACTTCGACGTGCTCGTTGCTCGTCCCACGTCTGTCACCAGTGTAATGAGTATAGCGTTATAGAGTCACTGTTAGATGAAAAGCGTCCACTGCTAGAACGACGACACTACGCATGCCCAACACCCGCTATTACATCATGCACTACACTTTGGCAATCAGCTTTACAGGAGGTGGACCTTTGAATCGAAGCAGTCTAGTAAAACAAAATGTCAAAAAAGAGGCATTGATTAGATAGATAAACACATAATCAGATAaaataggcaaacagacaaacaaacgtagaccgacacacaaactgacaaacagagagacaacaagacagacaactagacagacaaacatacacatagaaagacaaacagagaagcggaaaacaagacagacagaccaacaatccgaggaatgacgaaggcgagagagagactggctcgagtctacgTGCATGACACTGGCTTGAGTCTACGTGCATGACACTGGCTTGCCAGTTTCTTACCTTTTCGTCCGCAGGATCTCGTCAGGATAGCGTAAACGAGCCACGTGAACGTACCCATTATGATAACGGTCATCCAATTCTCAGCTAAGTCTGCTGAGCTGAAAAGCAAGTCCATTATTACTTCCGGGCATACGGGATTTGATTTATTTATACGGGATAAAAATGGAAAAGTtgttgatcacgtgacctaaCACATCAATTTAGAAATTCTAAATTTAGTCACTTGTCCTAACATTTGAATAAAACTTTAACTTAACAAttataaagcattgaaatagACTTACTGTTGGGCAATAAACTGACCggctaacttaattaacttatagGATATATACGGGACATTCGCAATGGGCTTGGCGCCTGAGAGTCTCTACTCTCTTAGTCTGAAGAGATTTGGAGGACTTCTCTACTACGATGCAGCTTGGGACAGCAGTTTTGGGCTTCCGTGCACGGCAGCGCGCAACTTTCGCGGTTTCGTTCTCACCGAGCGCGTCTGCAATGCTCTCATAGCTTATTTCTCAGCCAGAGGTATCGCTCACAGAGAGCTGCTTGCATTGTTTAGTGATCCACACGTCTGCAGGGTCACACAAGCCAACTTGAGAGTTACCCAAGGTGGGCGTGGCACTTCCTGTTTAATAAACCCAAACAATCAAATTAATTCGTTGATTTTTTAGGTTCTGGGGATCGTGTGCGTGATTTGGTGGTAGGATTGTCGTGTGACTTCACAGACTCGGCTGTCGAGATCCTCAACAAGCACAGCCTAACCGACATCGATTTGAGCTATCGTGATCACGCCCCCTCATGGTCGTTGAGTTCAATGTCTAAGTGTAGCTCTCGGTCTCTAAAAAAGTTGTCGATGATCGGCTGTGACAAATATAATGATTTCGAAGCGATCAGAGAGTTTGAAAATATTCGCATGTTGAATCTCTCTCAGTGTCGCATCGACGATCGACAACTGCAGTGTGTCGGGGAACGTTTGAAACACGTGACGGAACTCGACCTGTCGTTCTGTCGTGGCCTCGTGTCGTATCACGGACTGGCCATGTTGTCGAGTCTTGCATCGTTGACTCTCTACGGATGTACCTACAATCGAGATTTAATGCAAATTCTATTGAAATTGGCCGGACTTCGTCACTTGGATATCTCGAGTGTTCCCCTCGGCGACCTGGGTTTTGTCATACCTCTGGGACTGATTGGAGGTCAGGAG contains:
- the LOC134190762 gene encoding uncharacterized protein LOC134190762 is translated as THYTGDRRGTSNEHVEVEPSPSQANSSTVWAKRRPAVLPDCFTGDPDLRWCDWLDDFELHAEVNEWDDTQRRQYLAVRLKGYPRELYRSLTAEEKPSYDSLKSALASHFEPLDQSELYRTEFRARTKRDDERLLEFAMPLRTLASLAFPKMAPAQRDLLSRDQFIDGLTEDDFRIRVRHAKPKSLDDAVKAALQLEAITRSEAKRGTEERAVKSSSAIPGVRFHEQLVTTMKEMTAALQGVSGDKPRDYRATRGRGQRGNEGKGLASGLRRTVECWRCGGIGQYQSQCPFFRL